In Oncorhynchus gorbuscha isolate QuinsamMale2020 ecotype Even-year linkage group LG26, OgorEven_v1.0, whole genome shotgun sequence, the DNA window aggcgaaaccctgaggacaaaccatccagggggGAAAAGGAAAAAAATTGCAGTCAAGGATTTTCCAATGGGTTTCTATGGGATACCCTTATTATTAGGAACCTGGTTgtagttcctatggcttccactagatgtcaacagtctttaggaattgttcaatgtttttattttgagaaatgaagaagtagtccTATTCATTGTAAGTGTCGCTCCAGGTGGACTCTATTGTTTTGGTGCGCATGATCAGGAGTACGCTCCACGTTTGTTTTTATCCGGTATTAAAAACAGattattccgtcttaaattttatAGATTATTTACGTTTTATGGTACCTGGGGTTGGATTAGGAactttgtttgaaatgtttggaccaagtttacaggtaacttattagatactttgtaggcatgttgggcgagttgaaaccggtgtatttctgaatcaaacgtgccaaataaattgacatttttgggatataaagaaggacattatcgaacaaaaggaccatttgtgatgtttctgggacattttggagtgccaacagaagatctTCAAAGTTAAGGCATTAATTAggtcgctatttctgacttctatggcgcacctgcctggttgaaatataaATATCTTTCTATGTGGGGCACTGTCCTTAgctaatcgcatggtttgctttttccataaagcctttttgaaatctgacacagcggctggattaacaagaagttaagctttattttgatgtataacacatatttaaaaaaaatatatatatttgaatttagtatttttgaatttcgcgctctgcaatttcaccggattcAGATTTGGTCCGCTCTGGACCACCCTTGATTTGGCCCAATCATGGACATCTATGATTTCTTAAGATTTGGTCAGCTCTGGACGGGcctatgtttggttcagatttcGTCCTGTCTGGACTAACCACATTTTTATCAATGTCCGTAAAATACGTATTTTCAATGTCTGTAAAATATGTTTTCAACTTTCACTTAGAGCTGAAAATGAACGTGACTTCAACCTCCGTAATTATGTCTTTTCAACTTCTTTCCAACATCATTTTGCTCACTGGGCACTCATTTCATACAGTTCTTTTTAGCCAGAATTGTCCACTCAGTAACAATTTCCACAGTTTTCCAAGGAGTCCTGGATTCCATAGAATCAATAAAAACATACACATCACATAAAAGTTGTCTAgataaaaacacacatacacataagcATACACAGCATACCCAGTAGTAAACATacaaaaatacagtgccttgcgaaagtattcggcccccttgaactttgcgaccttttgccacatttccggcttcaaacataaagatataaaactgtattttttttgtgaagaatcaacaacaagtgggacacaatcatgaagtggaacgacatttattggatatttcaaacttttttaacaaatcaaaaactgaaaaattgggcgtgcaaaattattcagcccctttactttcagtgcagcaaactctcttcagaagttcagtgaggatctctgaatgatccaatgttgacctaaatgactaatgatgataaatacaatccacctgtgtgtaatcaagtctccgtataaatgcacctgcactgtgatagtctcagaggtccgttaaaagcgcagagagcatcatgaagaacaaggaacacaccaggcaggtccgagatactgttgtgaagaagtttaaagccggatttggatacaaaaagatttcccaagctttaaacatcccaaggagcactgtgcaagcgataatattgaaatggaaggagtatcagaccactgcaaatctaccaagacctggccgtccctctaaactttcagctcatacaaggagaagactgatcagagatgcagccaagaggcccatgatcactctggatgaactgcagagatctacagctgaggtgggagactctgtccataggacaacaatcagtcgtatattgcacaaatctggcctttatggaagagtggcaagaagaaagccatttcttaaagatatccataaaaagtgtcgtttaaagtttgccacaagccacctgggagacacaccaaacatgtggaagaaggtgctctggtcagatgaaaccaaaattgaactttttggcaacaatgcaaaatgttatgtttggcgtaaaagcaacacagcttatcaccctgaaaacaccatccccactgtcaaacatggtggtggcagcatcatggtttgggcctgcttttcttcagcagggacagggacatggttaaaattgatgggaagatggatggagccaaatacaggaccattctggaagaaaacctgatggagtctgcaaaaaacctgagactgggacggagatttgtcttccaacaagacaatgatccaaaacataaagcaaaatctacaatggaatggttcaaaaataaacatatccaggtgttagaatggccaagtcaaagtccagacctgaatccaatcgagaatctgtggaaagaactgaaaactgctgttcacaaatgctcaccatccaacctcactgagctcgagctgttttgcaaggaggaatgggaaaaaaaaatcagtctctcaatgtgcaaaactgatagagacataccccaagcgacttacagctgtaatcgcagcaaaaggtggtgctacaaagtattaacttaagggggctgaataattttgcacgcccaatttttcagtttttgaaatattcaataaatgtcgttccacttcatgattgtgtcccacttgttgttgattcttcacaaaaaatacagttttatatctttatgtttgaagcctgaaatgtggcaaaaggtcgcaaagttcaagggcgccgaatactttcacaaggcactgtatgtacacacaTACAGCATATGCCATGTACATACCATTTTTAAGGACAACTTGTTGTATGTTTTAGTTATAAGTGTGCATTATGGTCAGAGAGGTGGTGGGTGGTGCTATGACCAAGGGAAAGCTTTACATTGTTATTGCAATATGCTCTTGTTAGTTTTGGAGGAGGTTTACTCTTTGCTACTGATCTAAGATCAGAATTCTACTGCCCCAGCCTGATCGCTAAGGGGTTTGGAAAGGGTGTTGATCCTACATCTGAATATGATTTTGAATATAAGTTTAGTTGTAGATTCTTTTCACTAGTGGGTAATTGAAAAGTTAAAGAATTGAAAATGACTTTTAGAACACACCTTAGAGAGCATGCTGAAGCTATATATGGACACCCCTGCTGTGTACCTTTTATCCACTTCCTGACATAGTAAACCCCAATCCATCTCCAAGTGCCAAGCAGAGACGCATTTTTCCAGTCTTTGGTATGGCTTGACCGGGATTGAACTCCCAACCTTCCAATGTCAGGGAGGGCAAAGCATGATCTTGACAAAGCATGTGGTAAAAAAAAGTACCATGAATAGTCTTAACAACACAAGAATATCAATCCAATGAAccatatgttgttgttttttacaagaAGCTGCACTGTAAAGGATATACTCAtcatgagagtgagtgagaggaacTGTGAACAGAGCAACAAATGATTGCGAAACTCAATGTATGCCGTATTAGGCTAGATTGGGAGGGtgtatgtagtgtagtggggAGGTGATCATACTCAGTGCATGGCCACTCTATAAGATGCTCATTTGCATTTGCCTCACTCTATCTGACTGATTGAAACTTAACACCAGAGgtaactgttctctctctgtcaagaTTTATTTTGCTTAAGACAAGTTTTGCTTTCTGTGACTGCTCTTTGGGGAGGTGGTCGTTTATGTGAAGGATTTCCACATTTCTCATATCTGGAGGTTTTCTTCCACTACTGTGTGTCTTGTCTTTTCTGCTGACAAGACGACCTGAGGAGTCATACTGTACAACCCACACTAGTGCTTGGTCTTGCTCTGGgaaatctctctgtgtctctcgttGTGTGCCGGGACCCCTGGTGCGTGGACCTCGCTCAGGTACTACTTGACTACCTCTTGGAGGATCCTTTTTCAGTTCCTTATATTCTCTGATCGGAGAGATCATGGCTGAGGGTGGTGTCCCGTACCCCTCCGTGTTCATGGTGGATAGCCATGCAGCCTACCCACCGCTGCCCCCCAAACCGAGACCTCCTGGTCGGGGTGGTGTGGCCCAAAGCCTGCTGTTCTTGCTGGTTGGTCTGGCTTTGTGTGGATTGGCCATAGAGGCCTGCTTCATCTACCACCTCTACTCCAAACAGGGATCTGTGAGTATTGTCACCATGAGGTGGCTGTCTACCCGTCTccatctctgttctgtctccctcaACACCTGAGAGTCTCCcttcacacatctctctctctcacacatctaGTAACAACTATGTATTCTTTctactgtgtctgctgtgtgtctACTTTCATCTCTAACTGTTTTATTTTCCCCAATCTCTTGCTCTCAACCCTACAACGTGTACACTATTCTCAGAAACATCTTTCTTTCATTCCAAAATGAAAGTGAATACATTTCCAGTGTCATTAGTTGAtgtgttctttctctctcaaaaATAATCTACAACTCATTTGCATCATCATATGGGAAATAATTACTTGATTTGATTTACCTCGTAGTCGCAGTCGACAAGACTGAAATTAGGCCGAATGCACAGTTACATTTAGACAATACTTTAAAAACCCAAGATACTACATTAAattaataaatatttttttttaaagtcacatTTTGTTATCCAATCTCTATGTATTTTGTACAATGTAGTAATTTACTGTTGGCTTTTTGCAGTTGTTCCTTTCCTCCATTTTATGATGGCATTATTCTGGTTCAGAATAGAGTAATGTGTGGTGATATGTCACTTGGAATATTGGAACCCTGCTACAATTGGTTGTTTTGTTAGACTCTAATTGTGAAATAATTTTCCAAGTCTATAGGGAACAGAAACAAATATTAACTTCCGAGTTACCAGTGCATTATACACCACGATGTAGGTTTTTTGTTGTGTCAATTTTGCTTTACTTACAAACAGGTCTCATGACAACATAGTGAAGTTCTGTCATGGTCAGCAGTTTCTGTCCAAAGTTTGAGTTGGGATTCCCCTTGATATACGCATTTAACAGTTTTATTCATTCTTCTACATTTGGCAACAGTTGAGATGGAGAAGTTATTCAGAATTGGCATCATTTCGCAGAATGTTCCGTGACGTACCTTGCTGGAGCAGGGGCCAGCATTCCGTGTTCCATAGAATTGGTTCGTTGGTCAGGTGTTTGTGGTTATGTTGAGCTTCATGTGACATTATTTCCCCTGACCCAATCTGGTGGGAAGGGTGCAATGGTTTATTGGAAGAGGATAGAGCTAACCTAATATCGCTGCATGCACATGTACTGACGGGAAGACGGGGTGGGGTGGTCTGGGGTGGGATGGGTGATCTACTTGGCTTAATTAGCAGAAACCATAAGCAGTTCTGTTTATCTTCCCTGCTTATCATCTAATAAAATGTAAAGGTCACATTGCTGAAGGCCCAAAGAACCACTTAAATAGGAACAAATGAACATTCTCACACATACCTGTACTGTATTACCACAAACCTCTCTGTTCACTATGATGAAATCTCTATTCCCAACTGCAGGCGGAGTCAGGGTCAGCTGGTATGAGTATCCAAGGTATGTCCCAGACTATATCTTCTTCTCTTGTTCAAACACTGTGACAAAATGACAAGGGACTCATAGTCACGTGTGATTTGGGTGGACattttggggcagcagggtagcctagtggttagagtgttggactagtaactgaaaggttgcaagttcaaatccctgagctgacaaggtacaaatctgtcgttctacccctgaacaggcagttaacccactgttcctaggctgtcattgaaaataagaattttttcttaactgacttgctaaataaaggttaaaaaaaaatatatattttctatgtttttgtatttctttgttttggctgggtatggttctcaatcagagacagctatctatcgttgtctctgattgggaaccatacttaggtagcccttttccctcctttctgtgtgggaagttgtctttgtttaTGGCACTATAGCCCTTAAGCGTCACGGTCGTTTTGTatggtttattgttttgttggcgtcattttaaatatgttttataaaggaaaaatgtacgctcaccacgctgcgctttggtccagttCTTTCGACGGCCGTGACACTCTTCTCTGGTATTTTGTACACATTTGATAAATGCATTTCTGAATCATTCAATTTCTAAAATgcacatcacatcaacattaacTTTGTTCCCAAAACAGACCAAGAGGACATTCCGAAGGAGGTTCCCCCAACTTCAAGACCAAACCCTATTGTGTTGCCTTCAAAACCTGTTGCACATCTGACAGGTAAGACCATTGTCACCAGGCCATTTATACAACCCTTTATATTAATATTTGGTCATGACAGAAGAGGGTGAAATAGAAGTATGTAGTAGTACATCAGATAGTATGGTGTTTGAAataatacatgaagataaattcAAATGAGCTCTTACGACAGAACTTTTCCCACATATTGTCCTGTATTTGTTCTCCAGCTGGACCTCAAGCACCCCATGGAGATGGAGTCATGGTATGGAACATGCAGGCAGAACCAATCCTCCATGAAATGGAGTACAAAGATGGGAAGCTTGTCATCCAGAAGGAAGGCTACTACTACGTCTACTCTAAGATCTTCTTCAGTGAGGTCGATGTTGCGTTCACACACTCGGTCTGCAGAACTACTCCACGGTACCTTGGGAAGGACATTGAACTCCTTAAGTCCAGGAGATATCACCCCAAGTTTGGGAAAATGATGTCCACATCAAACAGCTACCTGGGAGGGGTGTTCCACCTCTTTGAAGATGACTCCCTCTTTGTCAAAGTGAAAAATGTCACTCAAGTTCGGATACAACATTCCACAGAGAACGTGTTTGGTATCTATATGATATAATACGGGTTGATGATGAATATACTTTTTTTAGGTATCTGGCTGATTATCATTGGTTTAAGGCATAATAATACTGTAGGCCAATTTACATGTAATATTGCTACGCAGGGCCTTCCCCCTCATTTTCTTTAAACAAATCCTTGCATCAAGATGAAATTCGATGCGTGGAAAATTTACTGTTGACGAAAAAGCCCCTTTATAATAAAGCCATAATAATGTTTGCCATACACTAGGCTACAGTTGAGCAGAGGCGTTTTTAGGATTTCCAcacatggattttttttttttttagcaggGTCGTAAAAGAATCTGCCTTTGAAAAAAGGCATTTCATGCAGTTCTACGTCATTTACATGAAAGACATTGGTTGAATCATTTTATTACCACACAACTGACTGAAATGGCTGGCTACtctgacactgacaaactgagatcaATCTGGCCTTGATTTCAAACAAACAATAGCCCAGGCCAATGAAGCGACACACAGATTGTACAATATTAggatgcaatatatatatatatatatatatacagtgccttgcgaaagtattcagcccccttgaactttgcgaccttttgccacatttcaggatacaaacataaagatataaaactgtattttttgtgaagaatcaacaacaagtgggacacaatcatgaagtggaacgacatttattggatatttcaaacttttttaacaaatcaaaaactgaaaaattgggcgtgcaaaattattcagcccctttactttcagtgcagcaaactctcttcagaagttcagtgaggatctctgaatgatccaatgttgacctaaatgactaatgatgataaatacaatccacctgtgtgtaatcaagtctccgtataaatgcacctgcactgtgatagtctcagaggtccgttaaaagcgcagagagcatcatgaagaacaaggaacacaccaggcaggtccgagatactgttgtgaagaagtttaaagccggatttggatacaaaaagatttcccaagctttaaacatcccaaggagcactgtgcaagcgataatattgaaatggaaggagtatcagaccactgcaaatctaccaagacctggccgtccctctaaactttcagctcatacaaggagaagactgatcagagatgcagccaagaggcccatgatcactctggatgaactgcagagatctacagctgaggtgggagactctgtccataggacaacaatcagtcgtatattgcacaaatctggcctttatggaagagtggcaagaagaaagccatttcttaaagatatccataaaaagtgtcgtttaaagtttgccacaagccacctgggagacacaccaaacatgtggaagaaggtgctctggtcagatgaaaccaaaattgaactttttggcaacaatgcaaaatgttatgtttggcgtaaaagcaacacagcttatcaccctgaaaacaccatccccactgtcaaacatggtggtggcagcatcatggtttgggcctgcttttcttcagcagggacagggacatggttaaaattgatgggaagatggatggagccaaatacaggaccattctggaagaaaacctgatggagtctgcaaaaacctgagactgggacggagatttgtcttccaacaagacaatgatccaaaacataaagcaaaatctacaatggaatggttcaaaaataaacatatccaggtgttagaatggccaagtcaaagtccagacctgaatccaatcgagaatctgtggaaagaactgaaaactgctgttcacaaatgctcaccatccaacctcactgagctcgagctgttttgcaaggaggaatgggaaaaaatcagtctctcaatgtgcaaacctgatagagacataccccaagcgacttacagctgtaatcgcagcaaaaggtggtgctacaaagtattaacttaagggggctgaataattttgcacgcccaatttttcagtttttgaaatattcaataaatgttgttccacttcatgattgtgtcccacttgttgttgattcttcacaaaaaatacagttttatatctttatgtttgaagcctgaaatgtggcaaaaggtcgcaaagttcaagggcgccgcatactttcacaaggcactgtatgtacacacaTACAGCATATGCCATGTACATACCATTTTTAAGGACAACTTGTTGTATGTTTTAGTTATAAGTGTGCATTATGGTCAGAGAGGTGGTGGGTGGTGCTATGACCAAGGGAAAGCTTTACATTGTTATTGCAATATGCTCTTGTTAGTTTTGGAGGAGGTTTACTCTTTGCTACTGATCTAAGATCAGAATTCTACTGCCCCAGCCTGATCGCTAAGGGGGTTTGGAAAGGGTGTTGATCCTACATCTGAATATGATTTTGAATATAAGTTTAGTTGTAGATTCTTTTCACTAGTGGGTAATTGAAAAGTTAAAGAATTGAAAATTACTTTTAGAACACACCTTAGAGAGCATGCTGAAGCTATATATGGACACCCCTGCTGTGTACCTTTTATCCACTTCCTGACATAGTAAACCCCAATCCATCTCCAAGTGCCAAGCAGAGACGCATTTTTCCAGTCTTTGGTATGGCTTGACCGGGGATTGAACTCCCAACCTTCCAATGTCAGGGAGGGCAAAGCATGATCTTGACAAAGCATGTGGTAAAAAAAAGTACCATGAATAGTCTTAACAACACAAGAATATCAATCCAATGAAccatatgttgttgttttttacaagaAGCTGCACTGTAAAGGATATACTCAtcatgagagtgagtgagaggaacTGTGAACAGAGCAACAAATGATTGCGAAACTCAATGTATGCCGTATTAGGCTAGATTGGGAGGGtgtatgtagtgtagtggggAGGTGATCATACTCAGTGCATGGCCACTCTATAAGATGCTCATTTGCATTTGCCTCACTCTATCTGACTGATTGAAACTTAACACCAGAGgtaactgttctctctctgtcaagaTTTATTTTGCTTAAGACAAGTTTTGCTTTCTGTGACTGCTCTTTGGGGAGGTGGTCGTTTATGTGAAGGATTTCCACATTTCTCATATCTGGAGGTTTTCTTCCACTACTGTGTGTCTTGTCTTTTCTGCTGACAAGACGACCTGAGGAGTCATACTGTACAACCCACACTAGTGCTTGGTCTTGCTCTGGgaaatctctctgtgtctctcgttGTGTGCCGGGACCCTGGTGCGTGGACCTCGCTCAGGTACTACTTGACTACCTCTTGGAGGATCCTTTTTCAGTTCCTTATATTCTCTGATCGGAGAGATCATGGCTGAGGGTGGTGTCCCGTACCCCTCCGTGTTCATGGTGGATAGCCATGCAGCCTACCCACCGCTGCCCCCCAAACCGAGACCTCCTGGTCGGGGTGGTGTGGCCCAAAGCCTGCTGTTCTTGCTGGTTGGTCTGGCTTTGTGTGGATTGGCCATAGAGGCCTGCTTCATCTACCACCTCTACTCCAAACAGGGATCTGTGAGTATTGTCACCATGAGGTGGCTGTCTACCCGTCTccatctctgttctgtctccctcaACACCTGAGAGTCTCCcttcacacatctctctctctcacacatctaGTAACAACTATGTATTCTTTctactgtgtctgctgtgtgtctACTTTCATCTCTAACTGTTTTATTTTCCCCAATCTCTTGCTCTCAACCCTACAACGTGTACACTATTCTCAGAAACATCTTTCTTTCATTCCAAAATGAAAGTGAATACATTTCCAGTGTCATTAGTTGAtgtgttctttctctctcaaaaATAATCTACAACTCATTTGCATCATCATATGGGAAATAATTACTTGATTTGATTTACCTCGTAGTCGCAGTCGACAAGACTGAAATTAGGCCGAATGCACAGTTACATTTAGACAATACTTTAAAAACCCAAGATACTAcattaaattaattaaaaaaaaatgtaaagtcaCATTTTGTTATCCAATCTCTATGTATTTTGTACAATGTAGTAATTTACTGTTGGCTTTTTGCAGTTGTTCCTTTCCTCCATTTTATGATGGCATTATCCTGGTTCAGAATAGAGTAATGTGTGGTGATATGTCACTTGGAATATTGGAACCCTGCTACAATTGGTTGTTTTGTTAGACTCTAATTGTGAAATAATTTTCCAAGTCTATAGGGAACAGAAACAAATATTAACTTCCGAGTTACCAGTGCATTATACACCACGATGTAGGTTTTTTGTTGTGTCAATTTTGCTTTACTTACAAACAGGTCTCATGACAACATAGTGAAGTTCTGTCATGGTCAGCAGTTTCTGTCCAAAGTTTGAGTTGGGATTCCCCTTGATATACGCATTTAACAGTTTTATTCATTCTTCTACATTTGGCAACAGTTGAGATGGAGAAGTTATTCAGAATTGGCATCATTTCGCAGAATGTTCCGTGACGTACCTTGCTGGAGCAGGGGCCAGCATTCCGTGTTCCATAGAATTGGTTCGTTGGTCAGGTGTTTGTGGTTATGTTGAGCTTCATGTGACATTATTTCCCCTGACCCAATCTGGTGGGAAGGGTGCAATGGTTTATTGGAAGAGGATAGAGCTAACCTAATATCGCTGCATGCACATGTACTGACGGGAAGACGGGGTGGGGTGGTCTGGGGTGGGATGGGTGATCTACTTGGCTTAATTAGCAGAAACCATAAGCAGTTCTGTTTATCTTCCCTGCTTATCATCTAATAAAATGTAAAGGTCACATTGCTGAAGGCCCAAAGAACCACTTAAATAGGAACAAATGAACATTCTCACACATACCTGTACTGTATTACCACAAACCTCTCTGTTCACTATGATGAAATCTCTATTCCCAACTGCAGGCGGAGTCAGGGTCAGCTGGTATGAGTATCCAAGGTATGTCCCAGACTATATCTTCTTCTCTTGTTCAAACACTGTGACAAAATGACAAGGGACTCATAGTCACGTGTGATTTGGGTGGACattttggggcagcagggtagcctagtggttagagtgttggactagtaactgaaaggttgcaagttcaaatcccttagctgacaaggtacaaatctgtcgttctacccctgaacaggcagttaacccactgttcctaggctgtcattgaaaataagaattttttcttaactgacttgctaaataaaggtaaaaaaaaaaaatctattttctatgtttttgtatttctttgttttggctgggtatggttctcaatcagagacagctatctatcgttgtctctgat includes these proteins:
- the LOC124016001 gene encoding tumor necrosis factor ligand superfamily member 14-like; amino-acid sequence: MAEGGVPYPSVFMVDSHAAYPPLPPKPRPPGRGGVAQSLLFLLVGLALCGLAIEACFIYHLYSKQGSAESGSAGMSIQDQEDIPKEVPPTSRPNPIVLPSKPVAHLTAGPQAPHGDGVMVWNMQAEPILHEMEYKDGKLVIQKEGYYYVYSKIFFSEVDVAFTHSVCRTTPRYLGKDIELLKSRRYHPKFGKMMSTSNSYLGGVFHLFEDDSLFVKVKNVTQVRIQHSTENVFGIYMI